TCCGGACTCCACGTCGGCGCTCATCGTCTCGAACGCCCGCGCCACCGCAGCGGCATCCAGGCCTCCGTAGTCGTCGCGGGCGGTGCCCCGACCGCCTCCGCTGCGCCCGCCGCGGCTCTTAAAGGGGAAGAGCCCGTAGTACTGCgggtacgacggcgtggtggtgcagCTGAACTCCACCGCCCGCGCGTGGTGCCCGTAGAACGACGCCATGGTGGAAGTGGGGGAGGAGGAGATACGGTGGCCATGGCCATGGGCCGTGGCGGGTTGGGCTAGGAGGCCGCGAAGCGCCCGACCGGCGAGCTTGCCGCGGCCGAGGAGGAGATTCAGGTCCATCATGAGCCGCTTCCGGCAGAGTCCGCGGCGCAGCATGTGGCACACGGCGAGCACAACGTGCCACAGCCGCCGCGCCAGCCCATGCTCCATGGGCCGCCGCGCGGGCGTCGTCGCGAGATCCATTAAATTGTCCTAGAAAGGGTGTGGATGCGACGATACAATGGAAATAAACAGACACACCTGACAGATTATGGAAGAAGAGTGTGAGAGTGATTAGCTTAAGGGATGAGCTTATCTAGGGGCTGATGGATTGTGCAGGCAGCGGGAGGAGAGGAGGGTTTATAGGGGAAAGAAAAGCTTCAACTTCAAGGGACCCACATAAACGCATCTTTATAGAAACTTTTGAATATGCACAAGAACAAATTTCATGTTAACTTTTGTTGTTGTTTTTAGTACGAAATATCCAGCATCGCCGTGATGTATTCCTTGTTCACTATTATAAGATATTCTTACTTTTTTCTAAACGGATGTATGAAtatgttttagtgtgtttgttcacttatTTCAGTCTGTATATAATCAACATTgatatatccaaaacatcttataatagtAAATGGATGGAGTACTATATGCTACTAGCtacaaagaaattggcatgtttgtcgATACACTTATTTTGGCATGATACATGTTTTCTCTTTCGAGCTTTCGGAGTCTCATTAGATGGTAAATTGTACTAAAATAATATTGAAGGTAAATGCATGTTTCTAGTCCAAACTATTGAATGAACAAATTCTCAAATCATATTAGAATCCTATTAAAATCCTTCCAGTTAGGCAAATTACAAACTTAAATTTGACAGAAAAATCCACCGACAAGTAAAATTCCAAACATTCCGAATTGGTCCGAGAGAGGAAGGAGATACAATACTGGCCTATTCTTCTTTCTTCCCGGTCCTTTTACCCGTGCAGTTGTTATTGGCAATGATCGCAAACTGGCCACAGAAACACGATACTTAGGGGCTGCTCGGACTCTCTCCACTCTCCAACTCCACGCCGGAGCGGAGCAGGATCTAGTTTTAATTTGGGGAGTGGCTGGAAGGGCCCTTCACAGGCTCCGCTCCGTGGCAATTTTGTCGAACAGGGCCTTACACAAGGTATCTACCCAATGCAATCAGTTATACACTTGTGCAAACTCAATCAGCACACAAGATGTATACACGATTGACGTACTGTCATGGATCTTGGTCAAAAGACAAGATACGTAGCGCCGGTTTCGTGCTCCCGTGTTTAGCAAAAGCTAAAGCTTAAATTGCTTAGGGAGCAAGTGAGGAATTAGTCCGTTCTCGTTTCCTTTTCCTACTTGCTTGCTTGTATTCTTGATTTCCTACCTTTGCCTAAAGCATGGTCATGGATCAGCTCGGAGCTCGAGGACATGACCATGGCTTTCCAAAGGCTGGTGCTACCTTTTCTTATATCGGGAATCATAGTTGTGTACAGCTGGTTACCTTGCTAAGAACGTACAAAAACTGCTAGAtgtaaaaaaaaaaaaaaaactccatCTGATCGGAATTAATTGACGCAGCCTTTATACATTATCCTCTGTATACATGGGCGAATGCAGCGGGAGCATGACAGATACCTTTGAATTCGTATTTGGAAAAAGTTTTCAAAGGTATAATTTTTCAGTAAAATAATTTATGTATTATTGATCTAATTTATGGTCAAATTTGAATCTCGAAAAACATAGGCAACTACATTAtggaacaaagggagtacaaaCCTTTTGCACTAAATATCACTGCAGTAGATTATTGGCAAGATTAAACCCAACTAATGCACACCACTCCCACTACAGATTAACGATCTAAAATGGTGAAGAATAAACAAGCAATTGGAGAGAAATATACATCTATAGATCAAACATAAATGCATTCATAGATCTGAACATAAAGAAATAAGTTATCATCTGATCCAGACCACCGCTAAAGAATACATCGGATCAACCATAATTATTTGGGGCAACTCATATGGCTATTGTATTAAACATGGGAATGAAGATGTCACATCTTGGCAACTACCATGAAACCTGTAGTCTAGATGtggactactcacaactcatcttgaacacaaggatcaaTGTCGATGAAGATGGAGATGAATTCCCTCTCCAACAGAGTACCAGTCATGGATGAAAACAAAGATCGCCTCGGAAGACGAAGTGGTGGCGACAGAAAAATGCTTGATAAATTGCGGTAGTGTTTTCCAGTATATAAAGACCACCGGACACCAGAGCCACCTGGAAGGGGGTGCCCACCAGGCTAGGCGCCCCTATAAGGTGGGGGCCTAGGGACCGTGGAGCCCACCTGGGGctgtgatgcggcttgaactacgtcggtactttcccaaagagaaaagggatgatgcagcacaaccacggtaggtatttccctcagtgatgagactaatgttatcgaaccagtaggagaaccacgcaacaccatgtaaacaactcctgcacacaaagaacaaatacttgcaacccgacgtaagagaggggttgtcaatccctcacgggtaaaaagataggtaaaattatagtaaattggataaatagatctcgcggggccgcgagataaaataaataaataaaaattgcagcaaggtatttttatgtttttggattaataaatctgaaaataaacacaaataaaaatagaccgcgaaggcaaatataataaagaagagacccgggggtcgtagatttcactagtggcttctctcgagaaaatagcaacgctaggtaaacaaattactattggacaattgatagaacttctaataatcatgacgatatccaggcaatgatcattatataggtatcacgtccaagattagtagaccgactcctgcctgcatctactagtattactccacacattgactgctatccagcatgcatctagtgtattaagttcatggagaaatggagtaatgcaataagaacgatgacatgatgtagacaatatctatttatgtagaaatagaccctatcttgttatccttaatagcaacgatacatacgtgtcggttttccttctgtcactgggatcaagcaccgtaagatcgaacccatcacaaagcaccacttctcatggcaagaaaaattgatctagttggcctaactaaaccaaagattcgaagaagaaatacgaggctataagtaatcatgcatataagagatcaaaataatcaaataactttcatggataaaaacatagatctgatcataaactcaaagttcatcggatcccaacaaacacaccgcaaaaatagttacatcaaatagatctccaagagaccattgtattgagaatcaagagagagaaagagaggaagccaCCTACTACTAACTAcaaacccgtaggtctacaaagaactactcacgcattatcagagaggcaccaatggacatgatgaacccctctgtgatggtgtttagattggatctcgtggttttggaacttgcggtggctggaattgattttcgttgactccctagGCTTTatggaatattagggtatttatagagcaaagaggcggtgcgagaggccactgaggtggcacaacccacctgggcgcgcctgggggcccaggcacgccctggtgggttgtgcccaccttggggcacccccaggtgcttctccggcccattgggtgtcttctggtccaaaaaatccacaaaaaatttcgctgcgtttggactccgtttagtattgatTTCCTgccatgtaaaaaacaagcaaaaaacaacaactgacacttggcactatgtcaataggttagccccaaaaaatgatataaaataattgtaaaacattcaagaatgataatataacaacatggaacaacaaaaaattatagatatgttggagacgtatcaacatcctcaagcttaattcctgctcgtcctcgagtaggtaaatgataaaaacggaatttttaatgtggaatgctgcctaacatgttcatcacatattctttctttTATAAATGGACAatgggacttttatatggttcaaagcaatagcctagttttgacatgaggactttaatactcaagcatatcaacaagcaaccatgtattttAAAATATCAACGCCAAATCAAGTTATCCCTAGCTCATTATGCTcaaatccattcatgaaacacactcgcatattagctatacccaatgctcaagttcgatcatagtgccccttagttggtgctttataagagaagatggagacttaagtaaaaataaaaattgcataaagtaaatagaaaggcccttcgcggagggaagtagggatctgtagaggtgctagagctcaaagcgaaaaagatagagataaaacattttgggttgcatgcttttcctgtcaacgaaaacgatcaagtagttcccaatactttccatgctagatatatcataggcggttcccaaacagaaaataaagtttattattccttttccatcatactttcactttccatggctaaccgtatccacgagtgccttccataccaacactttccaaggaatttattatttgacaacataaagtaaattcagttttcattttgggactgggcatccctaatacctgtgtcgtactctcgtgcaatgacaagtgaataagcactcgtcttgagaataacacatctagcatggaaatatatcagccaccccctaccgtttcatgagaggTATGAGCACAgggaagagaagtttattttgaaaattagagatgacacatacaGATTTGCTTAGAACGTTAAAAGaatgccgcatataggtaggtatagtggactcatgtggcaaaaactggttcaaaggattttggatgcacaagtagtgaccaTACTtaatgcaaatgaaggctagcaaaggattgagaagcatccaaccaagaaacgaaaaatctcataagcaagcattaagcataactaacaccgaataatgcaccacaagtaggatgtaatttcattgcataactattgacttttgtgcttgcataggtaatcacaaatcttaacaccaatattcttactaaagcataattactcatcaacatgactcacatattatatcgacatatctcaaaactattacaaagaatcaaattTATttagtccaatgatcttcatgaattttttattatatcctccttggatatctatcactttgggactagtttcatatgttgcttttgatagctcaaacaaatctaagtgaagaacatgagcatacaaattttcttctctcaaaataatttatgtgaagtaagagagaatttcttaaaaaaattactaactctcaaataaatctaagtgaaacatgagaccATTTCtcaaaaaatactaaagcacaccgtgctaaaaaagatataagtgaagtagtagagcaattccatagctcaaaaagctTTGAGTGAAGCATAcaaagcaattctaacaagtcatggcataattttggctctctcaaataggtgtgtctagtaaggattcatgactaaaaaacaaagcaaaataagcaaagactcatatcatacaaggcgctccaagcaaaactcataatatgtgacgaataaaaatatagtttcaagtaaaataccgatggtcattagaagaaagaggggatgccactcgggggcatccccaagcttagttgcttaatacttcttgaatattatcttggggtgccatgggcatccccaagcttagccttttgctaatccttgttccttcatccatcgtagtattatccaaaacttgaaaacttcaatcacacaaaactcaacaaaaccttcatgagatccgttagtataagaaagcaaatcattactataagtactgttggaaagccattcatattttatttttacattatatgtactgtattccaacttttctatggcaaaaaatcttcaaagaaaaccataaaatcattaaaacaagcacacaacacaaagaaaacagaatctgtcaaaaacaaaatagtctgtagcaaGCTGgaaatttcgaatacttctgtaactccaaaaattctgaaaaattatgacAACGTGAGAAATTCATATATTAATATTCGGTAAAAACAATCAATATTTTATCGTGCTTcttttaaaaatgaaaattattttcctgggtgcaaaagtttttgtttttcagcaaaatcaaatcaactatcacccaacatgatcccaaaggctttgcttggcacaaacactaactaaaacacaaaaaacataatcataacagtagaataattgtgcaaacactcaataacagaaagaaaaagacaaaagtaaattttattcattgggttgcctcccaacaagcactattgttttacgcccctagctaggcataatgcaaaggatctaagtattgtcatctttgtttctagatccatatggtgccctcatgattgattcatatggtggcataATTCTAGTTCTAGGTAAGTGTTTCATaccctttcttagtggaaattgaaatttaatattgccttctttcatatccatcacgacaccaatagtacgtaaaaacggtctaccaagaataattggacaagacggattgcaatcaatatctagaacaataaaatctatgggcacataattcctatttgcaaggataagaacatcattaattctcttcataggttttttaatagtagaatccgccaagtgcaaatttagagaacactcttcaatatcggtaagaccaagcacatcacataaagatttcggaattgtcgaaacactagcacccaagtcacataaatcaaaacactcatatttttttattttgactttgatggtaggttcccattcatcatgcaattttccagGAATTGAaacctctaattccaacttttcttctaaagctttcatcataggatcaacaatatgtttagtaaaagctttattttgttcataagcatggggtgaatttatcatggattgcaacaaagaaatacaatcaatcaaagagcaactatcataattaaagtctttgtaatccaaaagagtgggcacatcactagttaaagttttgacctcttcaaacccacttttatcaattttctcaacaagattttcaccctccgaattatccgGACACCTTCTAGCTAAATTTGACTTCTCTTTAGTCCCATTATTGTCaatattaattttactaaacaaagaatcaatagaagaaacaccaatcattttaagatcttcatcacttttatgaaagcaatcactagaaaacgctttttctaaaaattcactTCTAGCTCTaagtatagcggttcttttcttagtcTCATCGATAGAAACACAAAGAGCCTTAATTtattcctcaaccttaggcacaaaaatttccATCTtgggattttctacatcatgagaaatttgtcaatacttctagacatatcatcaatcttattcagcttttcttctattgtagcattgaaaactttttgagtattgataaatttaatattattctcaagatcataggtgttcctattattattattataagaaagaTTGCCAtaggaattatcataattattagaggaattactaggaaaaggtatatgactaaaattacctctataagcattgttatcaaaattgtttcgcgagataaaattcacatctatggcatcactatttttctcaatcaaagtagacaaaggcacaccattaaaatcaataggagcacttttattagcaacctatttcataagagcatcaattttttcactcaaagaagacatttcttcaaccgaattgaacttttttactagtaggagctctttcggtatgccattgtgaataatttgccataatgttgtcaagcaacttggtggcttcacccaaagtaatttccataaaagtaccacccgcagcGGAGTCCAAAagtttacgagaaacaaaatttaacCCTGCATAaataatttgtatgatcatccaaagatttaacccatgagttgggcaattactTAGCATTAATTTCATCATTTCCCAAGatcgtgcaacatgctcatgttaaagtttcttgaaattcatgatttgggttctaagggaaataattttagcGGGCGGAAAATATTTagtaaataaaagcatctttgcacttatcccaagaattgatactattgcgaggcaaagaagaaaaccaaaattttgcacgatctcgccaagaaaacgggaataatttcaacttcacaagatcattgtccacatcttttttcttttgcatatcgcataatttcatgaatgtattaagatgggacgcgacatcctcattaggagtaccggaaaattgatttttcataacaagattcagcaaagcggtattaatatcacaagactccgcactagtggcgggaggagcaatcaaagtgctaatgaaatcattcttgttggtatttgagaaatcacacaacttggtgttctcttgagtcattgtgactacgcaacaagattgcactcaaaaacaaatttgacgagaaaacggcgaacgaaaaagagggcgaataaaacggcaaatttttgtgaagcgggggagaggaaaacaagaggcaaatggaaaataatgtaaattgcaagaagataagatttgtgattaggaacctggtagatgttgatgatgtctccccagcaacggtgccagaaattccttttgatgcggcttgaactacgtcggtatttccccaaagaggaagggatgatgcagcacaactacgataggtatttccctcagtgatgataccaaggttatcgaaccagtaggagaaccacgcaacaccacgtagacagctcctgcacacaaagaataaatacttgcaacctgacgtaagagaggggttgtcaatccctcacgggtaaaaagataggtaaaattatagtaaattggataaatagatctcgcgggatcatgagttaaaataaataaataaaaattgtggCAAGGTATCtttgtgtttttggattaatagatgtgAAAATAAAAGCATATAAAAATAGaccacaaaggcaaatataataaacaaGAGActcggggccatagatttcaccagtggcttctctcgagaaaatagcaactGTTGGGCAATTGAAAAAAATTCGAATAATCAtaacgatatccagacaatgatcattatataggcatcatgtccacgattagtagaccgactcctgcctgcatctactactattactccacacatcgacttctatccagcatgcatctagtgtattaagttcatgaagaaatggagtaatgcaataagaatgatgatatgatgtagacaagatctatttatgtagaaatagaccccatcttgttatccttaatagcaatgatacatatgtgtcggttccccttctgtcactgggatcaagcaccgtaagatcgaacccatcaaaaagcacctcttcccatggcaagaagaattgatctagttggcctaactaaaccaaagattcaaagaagaaatacgaggctataagtaatcatgcatataagagatgaaaagactcaaataactttcatggataaaagcatagatctgattataaactcaaagttcattggatgccaacaaacacacaacaaaaagatttacatcaaatagatctcgaagagaccattgtattaagaatcaagagagagagagagagagaaagagagagagagagagagaggaagccatctagctactaactacggatccgtaggtctacaaagaactactcacgc
The sequence above is a segment of the Triticum dicoccoides isolate Atlit2015 ecotype Zavitan chromosome 1A, WEW_v2.0, whole genome shotgun sequence genome. Coding sequences within it:
- the LOC119368363 gene encoding uncharacterized protein LOC119368363 codes for the protein MDLATTPARRPMEHGLARRLWHVVLAVCHMLRRGLCRKRLMMDLNLLLGRGKLAGRALRGLLAQPATAHGHGHRISSSPTSTMASFYGHHARAVEFSCTTTPSYPQYYGLFPFKSRGGRSGGGRGTARDDYGGLDAAAVARAFETMSADVESGRATPAVAGMATATPSPMVAWILGRSPAGVRRLRVTDSPFPVVPEDGNSGSSERVDAEADDFIKRFYEQLRMQHSIAIPDSCVS